The nucleotide sequence GAACGCGAAGCCACCCTCGATGGCGGCCCGCTGCCCGACCTCGAGGCGATGATCGCCACGGTGCCGGCGGACTTGCAGGAGAAGATGGACGACTTGTTTCGCGCCAAATTCCAAGGCGTGCGTCGGGTGCCCGCGGCCACGTTGAAAAAAGCGTCCTCGACGGCGTCGACGTGATCAGCGGCCGACGGCGCGTGAGTCAGCCCACCGGGACGACTCGCACCGGCCAAACTCCATCGACCAACGGTCGCCGGCCGCGCACGGTGCGCAGATAAAAATAGCCGTCGACGGATGCTGTGTCGAAGGGGGGCAGCAGCGGAATGGGGCCGCGCCGGTAGAGTTTTTCTTCCACGCCCTCAAAGCGGTCGAGCGTGCGGAGAGCATCAGCGTCAACCGACCAGACCTCGCCTTGCACGCCGCGAGTGTCGGTGGGATCGCGCACCAAGCCGGGATAGTCCGCCACGACAAACAGGCGGTGGCCGGGTGGCGTTCGGGCTTCGCCGACGAACTGCTGGCCGGCCATGACGGTGTGGTTGGAGGCGCCGCGCTTCAGCGTGCCGTAGACAAAAACAAGGGTTCGTTCGGTCGCCATGATCAGGGATCGACCGGGAAATCGATGATCACCGCGGTGGTGTTGTCACGGCCGGACGTTTGCACGGCCTCCTCGACGATCGTCTGGGCGGTGGCGCCGTCGCGCAGCAGGTCTTCGAGATGATGGTCCCAGATACCGTCCACCAAACCATCCGAGCAGATGAGGAAACGATCGCCCGGTTCGCAACCCACGGCGCCGATCTGCGGTTCGAGGAACTGGAATTCGCTGCCGAGGGACTGTTGCAGGGAGTTTTTGGCGGGGTGATTGCGTGCTTCGCGTTCGTTGATCTCGCCGCGACGGCGCAGCCAGCCCGGACGCGTGTGATCGTGGGTGAGCTGTTTCATCGGCCCCGTTTTGGGCAGGTAGTAGATCCGACTGTCGCCGACGTGAGCGAAGTAAAGCCAACCGGGAGTGAACCACGCCAGACTGAGCGTCGCGCCCATGCCCCGGCATTCCTCGTAGGCACGACCGAGGTCGGAGATGGCCTTGTGGATCTTGGCGAGCAGTTCTTCGAGCACGTCGCTGAACCCCGACGACAGACCGCTGGCGGACTGGCGAAAACTGCGCGGCAGCAAACGCGTGGTTTGCTCGATTGTGATCTTGCTGGCGAACTCGCCGGCGGCTTTGCCGCCCATGCCATCGCTCACGGCAAAAACGAAATCGGTGCTTTGCAGGGAACTGGAGCCGTGCTTGCCCAGATACTGCATCTCGTGGCCGTCGAATTGCAGGCCAAGAAAAGTATCCTCGTTGTTCTGGCGAAAGCGGCCGACGTCGGAGTGTCCGGACCAGGAGAGTTCAAGGGGCGGGGAGCGATCAGGCATCTTCGGCGGCGTCTTCGGGATTCAAGTCTGGTTTGAGTGAAACCGACGGATCATCCAGCAAGGTGGCGAACTCAAAATCAATGAGGCAGAATCGTCCATCCTGCGCGCGGTAAGTCACATTGCGGGCGAAGGCATCCTCATGGCGCACGCCGTAGTCCTCGAGTTGAGCGAACAATGCTTTGGCCTTGGCGGAACTCAGGTGCTGCACCCGGGTGCCGCAGTTGGTCGTGACGATCCAGAGCTCCTCCTCGTTTGCATCCAGCAATTTGGGCACAAATGGGCAGTCCCGCTGCTCAAGATAGCGCAGCACTTTGACCTCGGTCGCAAAACGTTCGCGGGCTCGGGCCCCGCGGTAACGCTTATGCACGCGACCATCGAAGCCGATGTGGACGGTGGCTCGGGCAGTGTCCTTGATTTCAGGCATGACTAAAATTCATGTTATGTAACGACTTATCCAGAAGTATCCTTGCGCAAGTCAACCGGAACACAAATGCGTTGGGGAAGTATGCATGAATTTTGTTTCTTCGTGGCATATAAGGTGCTCAAACTGCGGGGCGTCGGTCAATTTTGTCGATCGTCGTTGAATTGTCGAAGACTCCTCCGTCCTCGGCGGTAACCCAGCAACCCATTCGTTACTCACCCTTAGTCAATATGGCCAAACTGAAACTGGAATACATCTGGCTCGACGGTTACACACCCGTCGCCGGCCTCCGCGGAAAAACCAAAATCGTCGACGGCGATGCCGATAAGTTCACCCTCGAAGACTGTCCCATGTGGGGCTTCGACGGTAGCTCGACCAAGCAGGCGGAGGGTAAGAGCTCCGATTGTTTGCTGAAGCCGGTCGCGCTTTACCCGGACAGCAGCCGCGAAAACGGCTTCATTGTCATGACGGAGGTTTTGCTTCCGGACGGCACTCCTCATCCGACCAACACCCGCGCCACCATCCCGGATGACGAAGGCACGTGGTTCGGCTTTGAGCAGGAATATTTCTTCTACCAGGACGGTCGCCCCCTCGGTTTCCCCGAAGGCGGCTTTCCCGCTCCGCAGGGACCCTACTACACGGGCGTCGGCTTCAAGGCCGTGGGCGACATCGCCCGCACCATCGTGGAAGAGCATCTCGATGCTTGTATCGATGCCGGTATCAACCACGAGGGCATCAACGCCGAAGTGGCGAAGGGCCAGTGGGAATTCCAAATCTTCGGCAAGGGCTCCAAGAAGGCCGCCGACGAGATCTGGGTTGCGCGCTACTTGCTCCTCCGCATCGCGGAGAAGTATGGCGTGGACATCGAGTTCCACTGCAAGCCGCTGCTGGGAGCCTACGACGATCCGCTCGATTGGAACGGTTCCGGCATGCACTGTAACTTCTCGACCGAGTTCATGCGCACCACCGGCGGCAAAGATTACTTCCTCAAGCTCATGGATGCCTTCTCCAAGTATCGTGAAGAGCACATCGCCGTTTACGGCCCGGACAACCACCTGCGTTTGACCGGTCTGCACGAGACCCAATCGATCGATCAGTTCTCCTGGGGTATTGCCGATCGCGGTGCGTCCATTCGCGTGCCGCACAGCTTCGTCAAGGGCGACGCTTACAAGGGCTACCTCGAGGATCGCCGTCCCAACTCCGCCGGCGACCCCTACGCCATCGCCGGACGCGTGCTGCAGACGATCCAGACGGTTCCGACCAGCTAAAAGACCGGTCCGACTACAAACTACGACTTACTTCGAGCCACCCCGCCCTGTGCGGGGTGGCTTTTTTTTCGGTCGCGCTTGGGACTGATTCCACCTTTTTGGACAGCGTATGCCGTCTCCCGCCCACCGCGCCCCTGTTGGCGTTTGGATCGATCGCTTGGTGGCGGTGGCTTTGATCCTGAACCTGGGGTGGATCACGTGGCATTTGGGCGGCTACCTCGCGGGTTCCATGGCGATTTCGTTTCCCGTGTTGATGACGACATTGGCCGTGGCCGTGGCGCGCTGGACCCTGCTGGAACCTACCGCGTTGCCGCGGGGCTGGTGGTGGCCCTTGCCGATGTTGGCGTATGTCGCACTGCACATGGGCGGACTGGCTCAGGTGCCGGGGCGGGCGTGGCTGGACGGACTGTTGTGGTTTTGGATGGCGGCGGCCTATTGGTGCGGATTGCAGGTCGCCCGCGAGCCCATGGCGCGTCGCATTTGTGGGGTGGGGGTGGCGGCGTTGACCGTATTGGTGGCGGCGCTGGCGATTTACCAACGGGTGGTCGACCCGGCTTGGTTGCCCATGGGACGGCGTCAAGCGCCGCAATTTCTCGCCCGCTCGGGAGGGGCGTTTGGCGTGCCCAACACCATGGCGGCCTGGATGTTGATCGTATTGCCCCCGGCGCTGATCGGGTGCGTAGGGCGGGGGAGGCGATCCCGTTTGGTGCGAGTGGCCGCAGGAGGGCTGGTGGCGTTGGCGATGCTGGCGTTGGTTCTCTCGGTATCGCGCGGAGCCTGGTTGGCATGGGTGGGGGTGCTGCTGGTCTGGCCGTTGGCGGAACGTGGGTTGACAGGAGCGGCGCGGCTGCGGCGTGTGGCGATCGTGGTGGTGGGTATCGGGGGTATCGGAGCGGGCGCTTGGGCGATGTCCCCGGAAGTCAGAAATCGGGTGAGCCATCTGCTTGATCAAAAAGGAGAACTCACCCGGCCGATATTGTGGAACGTGGCGTGGAGATTGTGGGAAAGTGCGCCGGTGGGTGGAACCGGAGGAGGCAGCTACGCCTCTTTGTTTGATCGGGAACGGCCGGTCGGTTTTCGCGATTACCCCACGTGGGCGCATAATGATTATCTGAATACGCTGAGCGACTACGGCGTCATCGGTTTCGGGCTGAGCTTTGGTCTGGCCGGGGTGGTGACGGTGTGGCTCGTGCGTCGAAGGGGGGGCGTGAAACTGGATGCCTCCTCGATCGCGACGGAGTTGCGGTGGCGAGGGGCCGTGGGGTTGGGTCTGCTGGGCTTTGCAGTGGCGACCGTGGTCGACTTCCACCTCAAAATTCCGGCTGCGGCGATGTTGGCGAGCTTGGCCGCAGCCGGTTGGATAAGTCCGGTGCGGGAGCGTCGTTTTCGCGGCGGTGAGGTGGTCGATCCCCAACGGGGCACGTGGGCGGTGATGCTCGGTTTGGGTTTCGCGGTGGGCGCGCTTTGGCTGGGTTGGGCGGAAGCTCGGCCGCGTTATCTGGCGGAAGGGTGGCGTTTTGAGGCGAGGGCGCGCATCAATCGGCAGGCCGCCGTAACCGACGCATCCGTTTTGCAAAAGGAAATTAAGCCCGGAATCGCGCTGTTGCAGCAGGCGGTGGAGGTCGATCCGGGCAACGAACGGGCCTGGAGTGACTTGTCATATGCCCTCTCTCTGTCGGTCCATTGGGAGCCGGCTCAGGCGAATGTAAAAGGAGTTGAAGCCGAGCAGGCGGCGCGTCGAGCGCTGACGTTGAGCCCCGCCGTCGCGGAACACTGGGTTCGCCTCAGTGTGGCGTTGGATTTGCAAAACCGTTGGAAGGAAGCAGGTAGTGCGATTTCATCTGCCTTGGGAATCGCTCCGAACAGTTCGGTTGTGTGGTATTATCAAGGGTTTCACCTGAGTTTGCAGCGCTCCACGCGTTTGATCGCCCGGGCTGCTTTAGCCACTGCCTTGCGTCTTGACCCTGGAAACAGGGAGGCAAAAGCTCTACTCGCCGCCTTGGAGCGGTCCTAGTTGTTCTTCTTGCGCCCTTTCCCATGTTCAAACTAACGACCTCGCGCCTTCTTCGCGTCCTTGTGCTGTTGGCGGTCACGACCGCGGTTCACGCTCAGTCGCGTCGAGGTTTGATCCGACTCACCCGCATCGGACCAACGGTCGAAGTGGAGAACGCTACGGGCGATGAGATCGTCCGCCAAGTGTATCTGCCGTCGCAAAACGGGGAGCGCATCACGGAAGACAATATCGTCATCACCACGGGGGACAATTCGCGGGTGATCTTGGTGTTTTCCAACGGTGCGACCATCAATGTGGCGGAGGATTCCAAGTTGGATATCAAGGCATTCCGCCAAGACCCGTTTGCGGGCGAATACTCGATTGCGAGCGCCACGGAAGAGCCGCCCGCCCGGTCGCGCACGGAGATCTATCTCGAACGGGGCGAGTTGGTGGGTAACGTAAAGTCTCTGCGCGACGACTCCACATTCACGGTGGCGACCCCAGCGGGTTCGGCGGGTATTCGTGGGACCACCTTTCGGGTGGTATTTCGCCCGACCGGCACGGGACAGGCGTTCTTTTCGGTCACGACACTCGAAGGCGATGTGGGCGTGACGACCGGCACCGGCGAAACGGATGTGCCGGTGGGGGTGCTCGACCAGCAGGAGATCGAGCTTATCATCGAAGTGGACGATGAAACCGGAGAGGTGACCGTCATTACCCCGACCGAGGAATTGGTGGTGGAAACGGCTTCACCCGAGACCATGGCGGAGATCACCACCGCCGTGCAGCAATCGGTCGAAGAGGTGCTGGAAATCGTGTTGACCGCCGACGCGGATCAAACCGAGGCACCGGAGGAAACCGAGGAGCCTTCGGAGCAGGAACAGCCGGTGGAAGATGAAGAGGATGAGGAGGAAGATGAAACCGAGGAGGAACCCGATCAGGACGAGGCCACCGAGGAGACGGATGAAACCACGGAAGAGACCGCTCCCGAAGAGGGAGATGCCGGGGAGGAAAGCACCGCCGGAGAGGAATCCACCTCCAATGATTTTAACGAAAATGGCGATTCCGGGGAGGAGCCGACTCCGGAAAATCGGCCCGAAGAGCCGACTCAAACCCCTTCCCCGATCGATACCGATGAGACCACTCCGGGGGCCGGCGGGTAAATGGTTCGAGTGCTCGGTAGACGATCGAGAGCCCGTGCCGACATGGTGCGGGTTTTGAAGCGACGTCGTAAATTGCCATGAACCGAAAACGACTGAAGTCGCTGGGCTTGGTGGTGGCGCTGTTGCCGGTTCCGCTCCTGTGGTGCGTGCTATTTTCGATGGGGGGACTGAACCGAGCCCGCGATTGGTCGATGGACTTGCGGTTCTGGCTGCGAGGGGAGCTGGAAGCTCCGGTGAAGGTCGTCTATGTCGACATCGATTCCAAAGCCATCGATGCCAAAGAGATCGGGGGATGGCCGTGGAGTCGGCACTATTTTGCCACGGTCGCTCGCACGTTGATCGAGGAAGCCGGCGTGAAGGTGGTCGGAATCGATATCGTGCTGTCCGACTCCGGCGTGGCGGAGATCGCGGATCTGGAGAAGCTGATCGCAGGCAATCGTGAGTTCGGTCGTTATCTACACTCGGATCAGCCGGTGGTGTTGGCGGCATCGTTTTCCGGCAATCAGTTTCGAGACGTTAATGGCAACTTGTATCGCCGCGAACTGCCCCGCTTGAGCGACGGTTTGCCGCCCATCGATCAGATTGAAGGACCGGAAGTGCCCAACTTCATGGTCGGGCACCGCGCCCCGCCTTATGCTCCGGGCGGCGTCGGATTGATCGACACGGATTTTGGTGGCACGCGGCGGGTGCCTTTGTGGGCGCCGACAAACGTGCGCACTTACTTCCATCTCTCGATCGAGATCCTGCGGCGTTACTGGGATGTGGGGGATTTCGGCGTGAAGGTGAATGGGGACGTGCTCGAGTTTGTTTCGGAGGATGGTCAGTTGCTCCACAGCGTGCCGATGCTCGACGGTCAGATGTTGGAGGTGAATTGGTTCTCCAAATGGAATTCATCGGCGCAAAATCCGCGTATCAGCTTTGCCGATGTGTATGCCTATGCCCACTTGCTCACTTCGGGAGATGAGGTATCGGAAGCCAGTGCGCGTGAGTTTTTCGCCCAGGATGATTTTAAGGATGCCATCGTGCTGATCGGGCCGGTGGATCCCTTGCTGCAGGACCTCGCCCCCACACCGCTTGATCCCGAGCCCGTGCCCAAAGTCGGTGTGCACGGCAATGTCATCAAGACCATCGCTTCGGGCATATACCTGCAACGGCTCCCGCCCTGGCAGATCTATTCCATCGTATTCGGACTGACCATCGTGGTGAGCGTGATGTCCTCGTGGGGCGGAGGCAGCAGTGGGTTGGCGCGACTTTTGGCCATCCTTCTCATGCTGGGCTACCTCTATCTGTCGATCCATTGGTTCATCGATAATCATTTGGTGTTGCCCATGGTCACCCCGGTGGGGTCGGCGCTCTCCACGACGTTGCTCGCCGTCGGTTGGCAGGCCATGCGGGAGCAAAAAGCCAAGGGTCGCATCAAGGGCATGTTTGGCACCTACCTCGCCCCCATGGTCGTCGAATCGATGGTGGAGTCCGGTCGTGATCCGGAGCTCGGGGGCCATGATGCCGAGATCACCGCCTATTTTTCGGACATTCAGAGTTTCTCCGCGTTTTCCGAAGTGCTGACGTCTTCGCAACTCGGCGAGTTGCTCAATGAGTATCTCACCGCCTGCACGGATATCATCCAGGCGGAGGGAGGCACGCTCGATAAATACATCGGTGATGCCGTGGTCGCCATGTTTGGAGCGCCGGTTGATCTGGAAAACCACGCCTACAAAGCCTGTCTTACGAGCCAACTTGTGCAGGTGCGCTTGGATGAACTGCGTCAAAAATGGATCTCCGAAGGCGATAAGTGGCCCGCGCTGGTGCACCAAATGCGCACCCGGATCGGTCTTAACACCGGCGATTGCATGATTGGCAACATGGGCAGTCGCACGCGTTTCAACTACACCATGATGGGCGACAATGTGAACCTCGCCGCCCGGATGGAAAGCGGGGCGAAAAGCTGGGGCTCCTTCAACATGGTGACCGAAGCGACCCGTGACGCGTGTGAGAAACATGGTGGGGATCGCATCGTTTTCCGACCTCTCGGGCGCATCATCGTGAAGGGACGTTCCAAGCCGGTGCCGATCTTCGACATCGTGGGTCTGCGAGAGAATTTGTCCGCAGACACCTTCAAGTGTATCGATTTGTTCCAGCAGGGCATGGCGCACTATTACCGGCGCGATTGGGCCGGCGCGGCCGAGCGGTTCCAACAGAGCGCCACCTTGGAGCCGGTGCAGCCCGGACGAGATCTGGGCGTTAAATCGACCCCGTCGTTGGTTTATCGCGGTATCGTCGCGGAGATGGAGCGCAATCCGCCTCCGGCGGATTGGGACGGCGTTTACGTGATGACCGAAAAGTGAGTTGGGCGGACCAGCGTGACGAAATCGCGTCGGGAGTGAACCAGCGAGCGCCCGTCTGCGACCTTGGGGTGAAAAGCGATGAAAAGAGACGCCCGCCAAATCCTGACCGAACTGCTGGTCTTGAATGCTCAGGGCGGTGACGCGGCCGCGTTTGGCCAGTTGCATGACCTGTGGCAGGCCGACTTGAAACGATTGGCGGTGGGGCGCGTGGAGCGGGCGGATGCCGCCGCCGAGGTCGCCCAAGATGCGTGGGTGACGATTGCCCGGAGCCTGCGTCGGCTCGATGACCCCGCCTGCTTTCCGCGCTGGGCGTTTCGGATTCTCGAGCGACGCTGCGCGGATTGGATCCGCCGGCGGCAGACCGAGCGGCGTCACGCGGCTGAGTTGGCCGCCATCGGCGAAACGAATACGGCTCCGTCCGTCCTGCCGCCGCCGTCCGAAGAGGTGCTGGTATTGCGGGAAGCGATCACGCAGCTCGAAGGGGATGCGCGCCACCTGCTGAAACTATTTTATGAGACGGGGCTTTCGGTGAACGAAATCGCCGAAGTCCTGGGCGTGCCGGTCGGCACGGTGAAATCCCGTCTCTTCCACACCCGGGAAGCACTCAAACGTCAGCTCGAAAGGATGAAATCATGAAAAACCTGGATGAACAAATCGCGGCCGCCCTGCGCGGCTCCGCCGTCGGCGATGAACTCGCCGCCGAACCCAACCTGGCCGAGGAATTGATCATCGCGTTTCGCGGCCGCAACCACTGGACCAATCTGCTCGCGGTGCTGTTCAGTGTTGGCGGTCTCGGCGTCGCCATCTGGTCGGGTCTCCATTTCTACGAAGCGGAGGCCGTGCGGGAACAACTTCTGTGGGGCGGAGTGTGCCTCTTCATGATCCTCTTCATTTCCTTCATGAAGGTGTGGTTCTGGATGGAGATGCACAGCAACCGGGTGTTGCGCGAAGTGAAGCGCGTCGAGCTGTTGCTCCTGCAGCATCTCGATCGGGGCGACGCTTGAACCCGGATACAAAAAAGCCCGGACCGCGTGCGCGATCCGGGCGGAAAGTATTTTTTTAATGGATACCGATCATTTGAGGATCATCTCCTTCACTGTCTTGCCGGCGGGCACCATGGGCATGACGTGTTCGGTATACGGCACGATCACGTCGAGGACGTAGGGACCGTCGTGGTCGAGCATCTCCTGGATAGCCTCGCGGAGCTCGGACTTCTTGATCACCTGGCGACCCTTGACACCGTAGCCCTCGGCGATCTTGACGAAGTCGGGGTAGAGCGCAGCGGGGTTGTCGGGACCACCGATGTTGTCCTGATCACCCAGGACGGTGTTGCCGCGGATGCTGTTGTAGAACCGATCTTCCCACTGCACCACCATGCCGAGATGCTGGTTGTTGAGGATGAGCGCCTTGGCGTTGATCTTCTCGATCTTGGCGGTGGCGAGCTCCTGAATGTTCATGGCGAACGAGCCGTCCCCGTCGATGTCGATGACCTCCTTGTCGGGGGCGGCGACCTTGGCGCCGAGGGCAGCCGGATAGCCGAAGCCCATGGCACCGAGCCCGAGCGAACTGATGTAGCGGCGCGGCTCGTCGTAGCGGTAGAACTGGGCGGCCCACATCTGGTGCTGTCCGACGCCGGTGGTGATAATGGCGTCGCCCTTGGTTTGCTCGTAGAGGACCTTGATGGCTTCCTGCGAGGTGATGTGGGGGCTGTCTTCGAAAGCGAACGGATGGTCCCGCTTCCAGCCATTGACCTTGTCGTGCCAGGCGGAGGTGTCGGGCGGGGTGAACTTGTGAGCGGCGATGAGCTCGTTGAGACGTCCGAGCGCCTGTTTGATGTCGGCCACGATGGGCAGATCGACACTCTTGTTCTTGTTGTGCTCGGAGGCGTCGATGTCGATGTGCACGATGTGCTTTGCATCGGGCGCGAACTTGTCGACGTTGCCGGTGATGCGGTCATCGAAGCGGGCCCCGAAACAGAGCAACAGGTCGCATTGGTCGACGGCCCAGTTGCCGTAAGCCGCGCCGTGCATGCCGAACCACTGGAGCGAGAGCTCGTGGGTTTCGGGGAACGCGCCCACGCCCATCAGCGTGGTGGCGACGGGAATGTTGGCCGCCACGGCAAATTCTTTCAGCTCGGTATAAGCTTCGGCGGAAACGATACCACCGCCGACGTAGAGCATCGGGCGTTCGGCGTTTGCCACGAGTTCGAGCACCTTGAGCAGATTCTCGTCGGAAGCGACGGGCGTGTGGTTGATCGTCGGGTTGGCGAACTCGACGGAAGCCGGGAAGACGGGGGTGAGGCGCGCCTGTTGCACGTCTTTGGGAATATCGATGACGACGGGACCGGGACGACCGCTGCGGGCGAGATGAAACGCCTCTTTAAAGATACGCGGCAGATCGGCCGCATCCATGACGAGGTAGGAATGCTTCACGATCGGCAGGGTCATGCCGTAGAAGTCGGTCTCCTGAAACGCGCTCTTGCCGATGAATTTCGAGTAAACCTGACCGGTCAGCGCGACCATGGGAATCGAGTCCATGTAGGCATCGGCGATGGCCGAAACGAGGTTGGTGGCTCCGGGACCGCTGGTCGCCATGCACACGCCGACGTCGCCTTTGACGCGGGCGTAACCCTCGGCGGCGAACGAACCGCCTTGCTCGTGGCGGGGCAGGATCGTGCGGATCTTGTCGGTGCGGGCGAGGGCTTGGTGCAGCTCCTGCGACGCGCCGCCGGGATAGGCGAAAATCACGTCCACGCCTTCACGAATGAGGCTTTCGACTACGACGTCGGCCCCGTTCATTTCGCGGCCGATCTCGGGCGAGGGGAAATCAGTGGGTTCAGTGGACGTTTTCATAGCGCAATATGGTCAGGCAAAAGGAGGCGGATAAAAACGTAGCGAGGTCCCGACTGGCAAGCGCTTTAAGTGAGTCGTGAATCACGCCGTGAGGAGACTTTGCAGTTGGTCTCAGTCTGCATTGCGCCTCAGCATCGCGGCGTGATTCGTATTCTTTTCATTGGAGACATCGTGGGCCGGCCGGGTCGGGACAA is from Synoicihabitans lomoniglobus and encodes:
- a CDS encoding gamma-glutamylcyclotransferase family protein, which gives rise to MATERTLVFVYGTLKRGASNHTVMAGQQFVGEARTPPGHRLFVVADYPGLVRDPTDTRGVQGEVWSVDADALRTLDRFEGVEEKLYRRGPIPLLPPFDTASVDGYFYLRTVRGRRPLVDGVWPVRVVPVG
- a CDS encoding PP2C family protein-serine/threonine phosphatase — its product is MPDRSPPLELSWSGHSDVGRFRQNNEDTFLGLQFDGHEMQYLGKHGSSSLQSTDFVFAVSDGMGGKAAGEFASKITIEQTTRLLPRSFRQSASGLSSGFSDVLEELLAKIHKAISDLGRAYEECRGMGATLSLAWFTPGWLYFAHVGDSRIYYLPKTGPMKQLTHDHTRPGWLRRRGEINEREARNHPAKNSLQQSLGSEFQFLEPQIGAVGCEPGDRFLICSDGLVDGIWDHHLEDLLRDGATAQTIVEEAVQTSGRDNTTAVIIDFPVDP
- a CDS encoding serine/threonine protein phosphatase, which encodes MPEIKDTARATVHIGFDGRVHKRYRGARARERFATEVKVLRYLEQRDCPFVPKLLDANEEELWIVTTNCGTRVQHLSSAKAKALFAQLEDYGVRHEDAFARNVTYRAQDGRFCLIDFEFATLLDDPSVSLKPDLNPEDAAEDA
- a CDS encoding glutamine synthetase beta-grasp domain-containing protein, whose amino-acid sequence is MAKLKLEYIWLDGYTPVAGLRGKTKIVDGDADKFTLEDCPMWGFDGSSTKQAEGKSSDCLLKPVALYPDSSRENGFIVMTEVLLPDGTPHPTNTRATIPDDEGTWFGFEQEYFFYQDGRPLGFPEGGFPAPQGPYYTGVGFKAVGDIARTIVEEHLDACIDAGINHEGINAEVAKGQWEFQIFGKGSKKAADEIWVARYLLLRIAEKYGVDIEFHCKPLLGAYDDPLDWNGSGMHCNFSTEFMRTTGGKDYFLKLMDAFSKYREEHIAVYGPDNHLRLTGLHETQSIDQFSWGIADRGASIRVPHSFVKGDAYKGYLEDRRPNSAGDPYAIAGRVLQTIQTVPTS
- a CDS encoding O-antigen ligase family protein; amino-acid sequence: MPSPAHRAPVGVWIDRLVAVALILNLGWITWHLGGYLAGSMAISFPVLMTTLAVAVARWTLLEPTALPRGWWWPLPMLAYVALHMGGLAQVPGRAWLDGLLWFWMAAAYWCGLQVAREPMARRICGVGVAALTVLVAALAIYQRVVDPAWLPMGRRQAPQFLARSGGAFGVPNTMAAWMLIVLPPALIGCVGRGRRSRLVRVAAGGLVALAMLALVLSVSRGAWLAWVGVLLVWPLAERGLTGAARLRRVAIVVVGIGGIGAGAWAMSPEVRNRVSHLLDQKGELTRPILWNVAWRLWESAPVGGTGGGSYASLFDRERPVGFRDYPTWAHNDYLNTLSDYGVIGFGLSFGLAGVVTVWLVRRRGGVKLDASSIATELRWRGAVGLGLLGFAVATVVDFHLKIPAAAMLASLAAAGWISPVRERRFRGGEVVDPQRGTWAVMLGLGFAVGALWLGWAEARPRYLAEGWRFEARARINRQAAVTDASVLQKEIKPGIALLQQAVEVDPGNERAWSDLSYALSLSVHWEPAQANVKGVEAEQAARRALTLSPAVAEHWVRLSVALDLQNRWKEAGSAISSALGIAPNSSVVWYYQGFHLSLQRSTRLIARAALATALRLDPGNREAKALLAALERS
- a CDS encoding FecR family protein, whose amino-acid sequence is MFKLTTSRLLRVLVLLAVTTAVHAQSRRGLIRLTRIGPTVEVENATGDEIVRQVYLPSQNGERITEDNIVITTGDNSRVILVFSNGATINVAEDSKLDIKAFRQDPFAGEYSIASATEEPPARSRTEIYLERGELVGNVKSLRDDSTFTVATPAGSAGIRGTTFRVVFRPTGTGQAFFSVTTLEGDVGVTTGTGETDVPVGVLDQQEIELIIEVDDETGEVTVITPTEELVVETASPETMAEITTAVQQSVEEVLEIVLTADADQTEAPEETEEPSEQEQPVEDEEDEEEDETEEEPDQDEATEETDETTEETAPEEGDAGEESTAGEESTSNDFNENGDSGEEPTPENRPEEPTQTPSPIDTDETTPGAGG
- a CDS encoding CHASE2 domain-containing protein; this encodes MNRKRLKSLGLVVALLPVPLLWCVLFSMGGLNRARDWSMDLRFWLRGELEAPVKVVYVDIDSKAIDAKEIGGWPWSRHYFATVARTLIEEAGVKVVGIDIVLSDSGVAEIADLEKLIAGNREFGRYLHSDQPVVLAASFSGNQFRDVNGNLYRRELPRLSDGLPPIDQIEGPEVPNFMVGHRAPPYAPGGVGLIDTDFGGTRRVPLWAPTNVRTYFHLSIEILRRYWDVGDFGVKVNGDVLEFVSEDGQLLHSVPMLDGQMLEVNWFSKWNSSAQNPRISFADVYAYAHLLTSGDEVSEASAREFFAQDDFKDAIVLIGPVDPLLQDLAPTPLDPEPVPKVGVHGNVIKTIASGIYLQRLPPWQIYSIVFGLTIVVSVMSSWGGGSSGLARLLAILLMLGYLYLSIHWFIDNHLVLPMVTPVGSALSTTLLAVGWQAMREQKAKGRIKGMFGTYLAPMVVESMVESGRDPELGGHDAEITAYFSDIQSFSAFSEVLTSSQLGELLNEYLTACTDIIQAEGGTLDKYIGDAVVAMFGAPVDLENHAYKACLTSQLVQVRLDELRQKWISEGDKWPALVHQMRTRIGLNTGDCMIGNMGSRTRFNYTMMGDNVNLAARMESGAKSWGSFNMVTEATRDACEKHGGDRIVFRPLGRIIVKGRSKPVPIFDIVGLRENLSADTFKCIDLFQQGMAHYYRRDWAGAAERFQQSATLEPVQPGRDLGVKSTPSLVYRGIVAEMERNPPPADWDGVYVMTEK
- a CDS encoding RNA polymerase sigma factor, with protein sequence MKRDARQILTELLVLNAQGGDAAAFGQLHDLWQADLKRLAVGRVERADAAAEVAQDAWVTIARSLRRLDDPACFPRWAFRILERRCADWIRRRQTERRHAAELAAIGETNTAPSVLPPPSEEVLVLREAITQLEGDARHLLKLFYETGLSVNEIAEVLGVPVGTVKSRLFHTREALKRQLERMKS
- a CDS encoding DUF6768 family protein — encoded protein: MKNLDEQIAAALRGSAVGDELAAEPNLAEELIIAFRGRNHWTNLLAVLFSVGGLGVAIWSGLHFYEAEAVREQLLWGGVCLFMILFISFMKVWFWMEMHSNRVLREVKRVELLLLQHLDRGDA
- the ilvB gene encoding biosynthetic-type acetolactate synthase large subunit; translation: MKTSTEPTDFPSPEIGREMNGADVVVESLIREGVDVIFAYPGGASQELHQALARTDKIRTILPRHEQGGSFAAEGYARVKGDVGVCMATSGPGATNLVSAIADAYMDSIPMVALTGQVYSKFIGKSAFQETDFYGMTLPIVKHSYLVMDAADLPRIFKEAFHLARSGRPGPVVIDIPKDVQQARLTPVFPASVEFANPTINHTPVASDENLLKVLELVANAERPMLYVGGGIVSAEAYTELKEFAVAANIPVATTLMGVGAFPETHELSLQWFGMHGAAYGNWAVDQCDLLLCFGARFDDRITGNVDKFAPDAKHIVHIDIDASEHNKNKSVDLPIVADIKQALGRLNELIAAHKFTPPDTSAWHDKVNGWKRDHPFAFEDSPHITSQEAIKVLYEQTKGDAIITTGVGQHQMWAAQFYRYDEPRRYISSLGLGAMGFGYPAALGAKVAAPDKEVIDIDGDGSFAMNIQELATAKIEKINAKALILNNQHLGMVVQWEDRFYNSIRGNTVLGDQDNIGGPDNPAALYPDFVKIAEGYGVKGRQVIKKSELREAIQEMLDHDGPYVLDVIVPYTEHVMPMVPAGKTVKEMILK